A window of the Blastocatellia bacterium genome harbors these coding sequences:
- a CDS encoding ATP-dependent Clp protease ATP-binding subunit produces MFERYTEKARRVIFFARYEANQLGSPTIETEHILLGLIREDKILTNRFLRTYGAVETIRREIEKRAVPREKLPPGVDLPLSRESKRVLNYAAEESERVGHRTIGTEHLLLGLLREQHSYAAELLRDQGLHLHLVREELMRHASRERVHAGARKQETPHLAEFSRDLTEAAAQGKLDPLVGRDNELERVIQILCRRTKNNPCLIGESGVGKTAIIEGLAQRIVAGDVPPFLAQKRILALDLSLVVAGTKYRGQFEERLKAIMRELIENPQYIVFIDELHTLVGAGSAEGSLDAANILKPALSRGEIQCIGATTPAEFRKTIERDRSLERRFQAVRVLPPTEAEAIRILQGVKDRYESFHGVRYTDDAIVASVYYSNRYITDRYLPDKAIDLLDEAGSRVKLRHSSAELDNEDLSVTSLLTPRFRGGYYLDEPESLTEQPPVTVTRADIEEVISRWTGIPLTAIKEEEKQKLLRIEQELHQRIVSQDRAISALARAIRRSRAGLKNPTRPVGSFLFLGPTGVGKTEVARSLAEFLFGSERAMIRYDMSEFMEKHSVSKWIGSPPGYVGHEEGGQLTERIKRSPYCVLLLDEIEKAHPDVFNLLLQVLEDGHLTDSLGNTVDFKNTIIIMTSNIGARYIHKQTHLGFQPSARELANKMEDEVLAAVRQTFNPEFLNRLDEIIIFEPLSDDDLLQIVKLLVKQLNKTLEQVKVEVHLTDEAMQWIMETTCSDRRYGARPLRRALQRHVEDPLSEAIIQSEIAEGSIIEVSLENGQLRFRPMAVEKTDDEVLTVN; encoded by the coding sequence TAGACCTGCCGTTGAGTCGTGAATCCAAGCGCGTGTTGAATTACGCTGCTGAAGAGTCCGAGCGTGTCGGACACCGGACGATTGGAACTGAGCATCTCTTGCTTGGATTACTGCGTGAGCAACATTCCTATGCGGCGGAGTTACTGCGCGATCAAGGCTTGCACTTGCATTTGGTGCGCGAGGAATTGATGCGGCATGCTAGTCGTGAACGCGTTCATGCCGGCGCGCGAAAACAAGAGACGCCGCATCTGGCCGAGTTTAGCCGTGACCTGACCGAAGCCGCCGCGCAGGGCAAGCTCGATCCGTTGGTGGGACGCGATAATGAACTGGAGCGCGTCATTCAAATCCTGTGTCGGCGCACCAAAAACAATCCATGCCTGATCGGTGAGTCAGGCGTGGGCAAGACAGCCATCATTGAAGGACTCGCCCAGCGCATCGTCGCCGGCGACGTGCCGCCCTTCCTGGCACAGAAGCGGATTCTGGCCCTTGACTTGAGTCTCGTGGTAGCCGGCACAAAATATCGCGGACAGTTTGAGGAACGGTTGAAAGCGATCATGCGCGAGCTGATCGAGAACCCGCAATACATTGTTTTCATTGACGAGCTTCATACACTGGTCGGGGCCGGCAGCGCCGAAGGCTCGCTCGATGCCGCTAATATCCTGAAACCGGCGCTATCCCGTGGCGAGATCCAATGCATTGGAGCGACAACGCCGGCGGAATTTCGCAAGACCATCGAGCGAGACCGTTCACTGGAACGACGCTTTCAAGCCGTGCGCGTCTTGCCCCCGACAGAAGCTGAAGCCATCCGCATTTTGCAGGGCGTGAAAGACCGCTACGAATCGTTTCATGGAGTTCGCTATACGGATGATGCCATCGTCGCGTCGGTCTACTATTCAAATCGCTACATCACTGACCGCTACTTACCCGATAAAGCCATTGACTTGCTCGATGAGGCTGGCTCCCGCGTCAAGCTTCGTCACTCATCAGCGGAGTTGGACAATGAAGACCTGTCCGTAACCTCACTGCTGACGCCGCGTTTTCGCGGTGGCTATTATTTGGACGAGCCTGAATCGCTTACCGAACAGCCTCCGGTGACTGTGACGCGCGCCGACATTGAAGAAGTGATCTCACGCTGGACTGGTATTCCGCTAACGGCCATCAAAGAGGAAGAGAAGCAAAAACTGCTGCGCATTGAGCAAGAATTACATCAACGAATTGTCAGTCAGGATCGGGCTATTTCGGCATTGGCCCGCGCGATTCGCCGTTCGCGAGCTGGATTGAAAAATCCGACTCGTCCTGTTGGCAGCTTCTTATTCCTCGGACCGACCGGCGTCGGCAAGACGGAGGTTGCACGCTCCTTGGCCGAATTTTTGTTCGGTTCAGAACGAGCCATGATTCGCTATGATATGTCCGAATTCATGGAAAAGCATTCGGTCTCCAAATGGATCGGTTCGCCGCCGGGCTATGTCGGTCATGAAGAAGGAGGACAACTGACCGAACGCATCAAGCGCAGCCCCTATTGCGTCCTGCTCCTGGATGAGATCGAAAAAGCGCATCCTGACGTGTTTAATCTGCTGTTGCAAGTGCTCGAGGATGGCCATCTGACCGATAGTCTCGGCAATACTGTTGATTTCAAAAACACGATTATTATCATGACTTCCAACATCGGCGCGCGCTACATTCACAAGCAGACACATCTTGGCTTTCAGCCCTCAGCGCGCGAGCTGGCCAACAAGATGGAAGATGAAGTGTTGGCCGCCGTCCGCCAAACATTCAATCCGGAATTTCTCAACCGCCTGGATGAGATCATTATCTTCGAGCCGCTGTCGGATGATGATCTGCTCCAAATTGTCAAGTTGTTGGTGAAACAACTGAACAAGACATTGGAGCAGGTCAAAGTCGAAGTGCACCTGACCGATGAGGCGATGCAATGGATCATGGAAACCACGTGTTCCGACCGGCGCTATGGCGCGAGGCCATTGCGCCGCGCTTTGCAGCGGCACGTTGAGGACCCGCTCTCGGAGGCCATCATTCAGTCGGAGATCGCTGAAGGCTCAATCATCGAAGTCTCGCTCGAGAATGGACAGTTACGCTTCCGCCCGATGGCGGTTGAGAAAACCGACGATGAAGTGTTGACCGTAAATTGA